One region of Rhodophyticola sp. CCM32 genomic DNA includes:
- a CDS encoding SDR family oxidoreductase — protein MKSLQDLANLSGRKALVTGGAGHIGIAAAEALLELGAEVVLLDLPTSPLEKCAATLRDHHGDRITVLTGDLKDPELPAEIARELQKTSGSLDILINNAAFVGTSDLEGWVTRFEDQSVDTWNQAMQVNLTAAFALIQALVQPLREGGHGSVVNIGSLYGVLGPDLSLYDDTSMGNPAAYAASKGGLLQLTRWLSTVLAPDVRVNAISPGGIFRGQPEVFRDRYVARTPLRRMGKEEDLKGAIAFLASDLSTYVTGQNLMVDGGWSAW, from the coding sequence ATGAAATCACTACAGGATCTTGCAAATCTGTCCGGCCGGAAAGCCCTTGTCACCGGAGGCGCAGGTCATATTGGTATTGCAGCGGCTGAGGCGCTGCTTGAACTTGGCGCCGAAGTTGTACTTCTCGACTTACCCACTTCACCGCTTGAGAAATGCGCAGCAACTTTGCGCGACCACCACGGGGACCGGATCACTGTTCTGACAGGCGATTTGAAAGATCCAGAGTTGCCAGCAGAAATTGCACGCGAGCTTCAGAAAACCAGTGGATCCCTTGATATACTGATCAACAATGCCGCTTTTGTTGGCACTTCTGACCTTGAGGGGTGGGTAACCCGTTTCGAAGATCAAAGCGTCGATACGTGGAACCAGGCCATGCAGGTGAACCTAACCGCTGCGTTTGCACTCATTCAGGCACTCGTACAGCCTTTACGCGAGGGAGGACACGGAAGCGTGGTCAATATCGGATCGCTTTACGGTGTCTTGGGACCGGATCTGTCGCTCTATGACGATACATCCATGGGAAACCCCGCAGCTTACGCGGCAAGCAAAGGGGGGCTTCTTCAATTGACGCGCTGGCTTTCAACCGTCCTTGCGCCTGATGTCAGGGTCAACGCAATTAGTCCCGGTGGTATTTTCCGGGGCCAGCCCGAGGTTTTTCGCGACCGTTATGTCGCACGAACACCACTGAGGCGCATGGGAAAAGAAGAGGACTTGAAAGGAGCAATTGCGTTTCTCGCAAGCGATCTTTCAACATATGTAACGGGCCAGAACCTCATGGTCGACGGCGGCTGGAGCGCGTGGTAG
- the asnB gene encoding asparagine synthase (glutamine-hydrolyzing), translated as MCGIFGAFRWDDHQVTCGPSMANALRHRGPDADGMHAGPGILLGNTRLSILDLTEASNQPIYSDDGDLVVVQNGEIYNYLELREVLRRAGYSFRSNGDTEVLLHGFDYWGPDVVHHLNGMFAFAVYRISTQTLWLFRDRLGVKPLYLAGDEQSGVLWFGSEIKAILTNGQRYSPNLSSLAQFFALNYIPAPDTIFQGIHHLMPGCRAKIDRIGGVKIERYWDLNAVSPEKDISPADVHAGLVRLLDDATRIRMRSDAAFGAFLSGGLDSASVVGMMSLYQKAPIRTYSIGFSDPRFDETYWARRVAARFGSYHQVHMMKPDLEVLWPQMIWNCDQPHGDISFIPTGQVSALAAREVRMVLTGDGGDELFGGYEKYLQVFPQGKADQLEPDWENAFARGSGLLTGSQADWLLTGDLAAAFSEKDPFSALSDPIKDASHQDPINRVLLAETLTLLPGNNLVKPDRMAMAHGLEVRSPFLDYRMAEFAFQIPGALKLSGGRTKAVYKDAMIPLLGREIVERKKQMFTVPVGEWFRDALASYCRSCLLDGRLEARNLFSGEGLRRIVDEHLGGHANHTRQLRALIATELWFRRFEDLENTPANLGKTG; from the coding sequence ATGTGCGGAATTTTTGGGGCCTTCCGATGGGATGACCATCAGGTGACCTGCGGTCCGAGCATGGCGAACGCACTTCGACACAGGGGCCCGGACGCGGATGGTATGCATGCGGGGCCGGGCATTCTGTTGGGGAATACGCGGCTTTCGATCCTTGATCTGACCGAGGCGTCCAACCAGCCTATCTATTCAGATGATGGCGATCTGGTCGTCGTGCAGAATGGTGAGATTTACAACTATCTGGAACTGCGTGAGGTTCTCAGGCGTGCCGGCTATAGCTTCCGAAGCAATGGCGATACAGAGGTTCTGTTGCACGGTTTCGACTATTGGGGTCCTGACGTTGTCCATCATTTAAACGGTATGTTTGCATTTGCTGTCTACCGGATCAGCACTCAGACGCTATGGCTGTTTCGGGATAGGCTTGGGGTCAAACCTCTTTACCTTGCTGGCGACGAACAAAGCGGGGTGCTCTGGTTCGGCTCTGAGATCAAGGCCATACTAACAAACGGGCAGCGCTATTCGCCGAACCTGTCATCTCTCGCACAGTTCTTTGCGCTCAACTACATTCCTGCGCCTGATACGATTTTTCAGGGCATACATCATTTAATGCCGGGTTGTCGCGCCAAGATTGATCGCATTGGCGGTGTGAAGATTGAACGGTACTGGGATCTCAACGCGGTTTCGCCGGAAAAAGATATATCACCGGCTGATGTGCACGCAGGGCTGGTTCGTTTGCTGGATGATGCAACGCGTATAAGGATGAGGTCGGATGCCGCATTCGGTGCGTTTTTGTCTGGCGGTCTCGACAGTGCGTCGGTCGTTGGAATGATGAGTCTTTACCAGAAGGCACCGATCCGCACCTATTCGATCGGTTTTTCCGACCCGCGTTTCGATGAGACCTACTGGGCTCGGAGGGTTGCCGCCCGGTTCGGCAGCTACCATCAGGTCCATATGATGAAACCGGACCTTGAGGTGCTTTGGCCGCAAATGATCTGGAATTGCGATCAGCCGCATGGCGATATCTCTTTTATCCCGACGGGCCAGGTTTCGGCGCTGGCCGCACGAGAGGTAAGGATGGTGTTGACCGGCGATGGTGGTGACGAACTGTTTGGAGGATATGAAAAGTATCTGCAGGTTTTCCCTCAAGGCAAGGCCGATCAGTTGGAGCCGGATTGGGAAAACGCATTCGCGCGCGGGTCGGGTTTGCTCACAGGCAGTCAGGCTGACTGGCTGCTTACAGGAGACCTCGCGGCGGCCTTTTCGGAGAAAGACCCGTTTTCTGCTCTTTCAGATCCCATAAAGGACGCAAGTCACCAAGACCCGATAAATCGCGTCCTGCTCGCTGAAACACTTACGCTTTTACCTGGTAACAATCTGGTCAAGCCAGACAGGATGGCAATGGCGCACGGTCTTGAGGTTCGCTCGCCCTTTCTAGACTATCGAATGGCGGAGTTCGCATTCCAAATACCTGGGGCGCTTAAGCTGAGTGGGGGCCGAACAAAGGCGGTCTACAAAGATGCCATGATACCCTTGCTTGGGCGGGAAATAGTCGAACGCAAAAAACAGATGTTCACTGTGCCGGTTGGCGAATGGTTTCGGGATGCGCTCGCTTCATATTGCCGGTCCTGTCTGCTTGACGGTCGGCTTGAGGCCCGCAATCTCTTTTCTGGAGAAGGTCTTCGGCGCATCGTGGACGAACATCTAGGAGGACACGCAAACCACACCCGTCAACTCAGAGCCCTGATCGCAACGGAGCTCTGGTTTCGCCGGTTTGAAGATCTGGAAAACACACCAGCCAATCTTGGTAAGACCGGCTGA
- a CDS encoding aldolase/citrate lyase family protein codes for MAIRENKLRLLMIVDDPDIALFASTHGVDRIMVDLETLGKQERQGHLDTVQSALQIEDVTRIRQGAPDAHLLVRINPLHEGSKDEVDAVVARGADAVMLPMFHNRDTLARFFDILADRVEALPLFETIGAVAQLPEMIGDLPLTGLHFGLNDLHLERGDAMMFEPLAQKVLDGPAKALRSADIPFGIGGIARSTEGVIPPEILLGEHVRLGSSGAILSRSFHRRARSLDELKAGMDFVAEIARLRKIYNGFLEMDTTAIAENTSRFRRAVEKVSTIRSVPT; via the coding sequence ATGGCGATCAGAGAGAACAAACTGCGGCTCTTGATGATTGTCGACGACCCTGACATCGCGCTGTTTGCGTCCACCCACGGGGTAGACCGGATAATGGTTGATTTGGAGACTCTCGGAAAACAGGAACGCCAAGGTCATCTTGATACCGTGCAGTCGGCCTTGCAGATCGAGGATGTCACCAGAATAAGGCAGGGCGCGCCGGATGCTCATTTGCTGGTTCGGATTAACCCGTTGCACGAGGGGTCAAAAGATGAGGTGGACGCTGTTGTGGCACGCGGCGCCGATGCGGTTATGCTGCCAATGTTTCACAATCGGGATACCTTGGCGCGGTTTTTTGACATCCTGGCTGATCGCGTCGAAGCGCTGCCACTCTTTGAAACGATCGGGGCGGTTGCGCAACTGCCTGAGATGATTGGAGACCTGCCTTTGACCGGGCTGCACTTTGGCCTGAACGATCTGCACCTCGAACGGGGCGATGCGATGATGTTCGAACCTCTGGCGCAGAAGGTTCTCGACGGTCCTGCCAAAGCACTCAGGTCAGCCGATATCCCGTTTGGTATTGGTGGCATTGCGCGCAGTACAGAAGGCGTCATCCCACCGGAAATCCTTTTGGGTGAGCATGTCAGACTTGGTTCTTCGGGAGCGATTCTTTCGCGCAGCTTTCACCGCAGGGCGCGAAGCCTGGACGAATTGAAGGCAGGCATGGATTTCGTGGCAGAGATTGCGCGCCTGAGAAAAATCTACAACGGTTTTCTGGAGATGGATACAACTGCCATTGCCGAAAATACCAGCCGGTTCCGCAGAGCCGTCGAAAAAGTCAGCACGATACGGTCGGTGCCAACCTGA
- a CDS encoding DegT/DnrJ/EryC1/StrS family aminotransferase, with translation MTQIDQHILSATSDLRQVLAALEHVSTKICLVVDADQRIMRTVTDGDVRRALLGGHDLDTPVSALGDRQPVTRAQGTRRAELLSALDERAIDVIVLTDPEGRPVGLADRAALTKTLLLSPPHMGDAEAGYVQLAFDENWIAPAGPNLTAFEDAMCYVSGRHHAVALTSGTAGLHLALRVLDIGVSDRVYVSDLTFAASVQPILYVGAEPVLIDADPESWNMSPAALARALARDNERGLLPKAVIVVHLYGQSADMDALVRLTEAYGVPIIEDAAESLGASYGNRPSGAHGLMSVYSFNGNKIITTSGGGALVSDQQDLVDRARKLATQGRDDAEHYQHSDLSYNYRMSNVLAGIGRGQLEVLNDRVAARRAIFLRYLDALSEVPGICFQSEVDGSIGNRWLTVISLDPDLISLHSYQLMRSLQARGIETRPAWKPMQMQPLLAGAAFEPHSPERAVSPGLFLTSLCLPSGSAMSIREQQGVITAIKEILVSEGQS, from the coding sequence GTGACCCAGATCGACCAACACATATTGTCAGCAACTTCGGATCTGCGTCAGGTGCTTGCGGCGCTTGAACATGTCAGCACCAAGATTTGCCTGGTTGTAGACGCCGATCAACGTATCATGCGCACGGTTACGGATGGCGATGTCCGGCGGGCGCTTCTTGGAGGTCACGATCTTGATACGCCGGTATCGGCCCTTGGCGACAGGCAACCTGTTACAAGAGCGCAAGGCACGCGTAGAGCGGAACTGCTTTCTGCTCTTGATGAGCGGGCGATAGACGTAATTGTGTTGACCGATCCCGAAGGTCGGCCGGTTGGCTTGGCTGACCGGGCTGCGCTGACCAAGACCTTACTGTTGTCGCCACCGCATATGGGGGATGCTGAAGCCGGGTATGTTCAGCTTGCATTTGATGAGAACTGGATCGCACCGGCAGGGCCAAACCTGACCGCATTCGAAGATGCCATGTGCTATGTATCTGGAAGACATCACGCGGTTGCTTTGACTTCTGGAACAGCGGGGCTGCATCTTGCGCTGCGCGTGCTGGATATCGGAGTAAGCGACCGGGTCTATGTCTCGGATCTGACCTTTGCAGCTTCGGTGCAGCCGATTTTATATGTTGGCGCCGAGCCGGTTTTGATCGATGCCGACCCTGAAAGTTGGAATATGTCGCCAGCGGCTTTAGCGCGCGCTTTGGCACGAGACAATGAAAGGGGTCTGTTGCCGAAGGCGGTGATCGTCGTGCATCTTTACGGACAGTCCGCAGATATGGATGCGCTGGTCAGGTTGACCGAGGCCTATGGTGTCCCGATTATCGAAGACGCGGCGGAAAGCCTGGGTGCGAGCTATGGCAATCGACCTTCAGGCGCGCATGGGCTGATGTCTGTCTACTCCTTTAACGGGAATAAGATTATCACAACATCCGGTGGCGGGGCGCTTGTCTCTGATCAGCAGGATCTTGTGGACCGTGCTCGCAAGCTTGCGACGCAGGGACGCGATGATGCAGAGCACTATCAGCATTCTGATTTGTCATATAACTACCGGATGTCAAACGTGCTGGCCGGAATTGGTCGTGGCCAGCTTGAAGTTTTGAATGATCGGGTTGCAGCGCGTCGGGCTATTTTTCTAAGGTATCTGGACGCATTGTCTGAAGTCCCCGGCATATGCTTTCAGTCAGAGGTCGATGGGTCGATTGGAAACCGTTGGCTGACCGTGATTTCGCTTGATCCCGATTTGATCTCACTACATTCATATCAGCTTATGCGTTCTCTTCAGGCAAGGGGAATTGAGACCCGGCCCGCATGGAAGCCGATGCAGATGCAACCGCTGCTTGCAGGAGCCGCGTTCGAACCACACTCACCGGAAAGAGCCGTAAGTCCCGGCCTGTTTCTTACATCGCTTTGCCTTCCGTCTGGCAGCGCCATGAGCATTCGCGAACAACAGGGTGTAATCACGGCAATAAAGGAAATTCTGGTGTCTGAGGGACAGAGCTGA
- a CDS encoding acyltransferase family protein, whose translation MSPGQSTLLDALRAFAAHCVLLGHILSLSIFPELRTGLGDLGVVIFFVLSGFLIASTSTAKADRSRYLFQDYLLDRAFRIFAPYLPALIAVFILDGLTLRFSTVQTYAEYFTLKDFTASLLMLQQFPPGIILDEWFGLNAAKLSTFGSARPFWTVANEWWLYVCFGMIFFSIVSKHRKTGFVFLLAAAIVPVFNFVAGTGDGLSLLWVVMALMGVFYARRPGKTGANMPDIKVPDSKLNIILTMALICTLLLAVVRFLWISYLHPSLAPGTPVVYDFNLYVLIAFAMSLMFFLVRQIENPLGHKSIRFLAGYSYSLYLIHYSIIYFCDALELGPKGKATRLLFLYLLCNVAAVLLWALFERHHRRLRYWVSGRPDRQGS comes from the coding sequence ATGTCGCCTGGTCAATCAACTCTGCTGGATGCTTTGAGGGCATTTGCCGCACATTGCGTTCTGCTCGGACATATCCTTTCGCTTTCGATCTTCCCGGAGCTACGCACCGGCTTGGGGGACCTGGGCGTCGTCATCTTTTTTGTTCTATCTGGTTTTCTGATCGCATCCACCAGCACTGCGAAGGCGGATCGTAGTCGATATCTGTTTCAGGATTACCTGCTTGACCGTGCTTTCAGGATTTTCGCACCTTACCTTCCCGCATTGATAGCCGTGTTCATTCTTGATGGATTGACCCTTCGGTTTTCGACGGTGCAAACCTATGCTGAGTATTTCACACTTAAAGATTTCACGGCGAGCCTGCTGATGTTGCAACAGTTTCCACCTGGCATCATCCTCGACGAGTGGTTCGGACTTAATGCCGCAAAACTCTCGACTTTCGGCAGCGCCAGACCGTTCTGGACTGTTGCCAACGAGTGGTGGCTCTATGTCTGCTTTGGCATGATATTCTTCAGTATAGTTTCAAAACATCGCAAAACCGGCTTTGTTTTTCTTCTGGCAGCCGCGATCGTCCCGGTATTCAACTTCGTCGCAGGTACAGGTGACGGGCTGAGTCTGCTTTGGGTTGTCATGGCATTGATGGGTGTATTCTATGCCCGCAGGCCCGGCAAAACCGGGGCAAATATGCCAGATATCAAAGTGCCGGACTCCAAGCTGAACATTATCCTAACGATGGCGCTCATCTGTACTCTGCTGCTAGCCGTTGTACGCTTCTTATGGATCTCATACCTGCATCCATCCTTGGCGCCCGGAACACCGGTGGTCTACGACTTCAACCTCTATGTTCTGATTGCATTCGCAATGTCCCTGATGTTCTTTCTTGTGCGGCAGATCGAAAACCCTTTAGGCCACAAGTCTATCCGGTTCTTAGCGGGCTACTCCTACTCGCTTTATCTGATCCACTATTCCATTATCTATTTCTGCGATGCGCTTGAGTTGGGACCGAAGGGAAAAGCAACGCGGCTCCTCTTCCTCTACCTGCTCTGCAATGTGGCCGCAGTTCTTCTCTGGGCCCTGTTCGAGCGACATCATCGGCGCCTGAGATACTGGGTTTCTGGACGTCCCGACAGGCAAGGCTCATGA
- a CDS encoding acylneuraminate cytidylyltransferase family protein — translation MSTVATICARGGSKGVPGKNTRLLLGKPLITHTIEQALSCGQIDRVCVSTDSQEIADIARLAGAEIPFLRPAELATDTAGKLDAIIHLVEHLEATGANISRIVDLDPTSPLRALSDIDDCLRLLDDSCDTVITAFEAEKNPYFNMVEMGQDGDVHLCKRLGGPVLSRQSAPHVYSMNASIYVWHRQSLNKNLWSGRVKMHVMPRERSIDIDAPLDFRIVELILKDRQEPSRMENPPVG, via the coding sequence ATGAGTACAGTCGCCACAATTTGCGCACGCGGTGGCAGCAAGGGAGTTCCGGGAAAAAACACCCGTCTGCTACTGGGTAAGCCATTGATCACACACACGATTGAGCAGGCGCTGTCCTGCGGACAGATTGACCGAGTATGTGTATCGACAGACAGTCAGGAAATAGCTGATATCGCGCGCTTGGCGGGTGCTGAAATACCCTTCCTGCGCCCAGCCGAACTTGCAACAGATACGGCCGGAAAACTTGATGCGATCATCCACTTGGTGGAACATCTGGAAGCCACTGGTGCAAACATATCCCGAATTGTCGATTTGGACCCAACATCACCGTTGCGCGCCTTGTCAGACATAGACGACTGTCTTCGTCTCCTTGACGATTCCTGTGACACGGTGATCACCGCATTCGAAGCCGAAAAAAACCCGTATTTCAATATGGTAGAGATGGGTCAGGACGGCGATGTGCATCTATGCAAGCGGCTTGGTGGCCCCGTCTTGTCAAGGCAGTCTGCCCCACATGTCTACTCGATGAATGCGTCTATCTATGTCTGGCATCGCCAAAGCCTCAACAAGAACCTATGGTCGGGACGCGTTAAGATGCACGTGATGCCTCGGGAACGCTCGATAGACATCGATGCGCCCCTGGATTTTCGTATCGTGGAGTTAATTCTGAAAGATCGGCAGGAGCCGAGCCGTATGGAAAATCCACCTGTTGGTTGA
- a CDS encoding capsular polysaccharide export protein, LipB/KpsS family codes for MRPHEHDPPKKVIMACYGGGHVQSLIPVAKALSARPEIDLLVVGFTTARASFQRAGIPAESYCYFLDDIEHKWLKLARRHAPASRHADITEDENLAYHAIGLQDLAAEEGQEAALAKFERFGRKCFLPTRTFDRFLNNSRPDLVITSSSPRSELAMIRSARQLGIETLVISDLFLQAEAKYVCATDYAANVSVLSDYVRDFLFSKGCQSHIWVTGNPAFDPLVDAASEDLRLKRRHELGLLDTQSLVMWVCPSAAVSILGRPFADPSAILNMLKDLTEQTPGTQIMVRQHPNERVLKTDKIGPAFEPPANWKIEDCLAACDSVLVETSTVGLQAALLGKPVVTIKADGYPPYATLGLATDVLDVNAALPVLQNPTKPDLARLGAPSLGSATARVLRVIETLLVQRQSAGTVQ; via the coding sequence ATGCGACCTCATGAACACGACCCGCCAAAAAAGGTCATCATGGCCTGCTATGGCGGTGGTCATGTGCAATCGCTCATCCCTGTGGCAAAGGCACTCTCAGCCCGGCCCGAGATAGACCTGCTGGTGGTTGGTTTCACAACTGCCCGGGCGAGCTTTCAGCGGGCCGGGATCCCGGCCGAGAGTTACTGTTATTTTCTGGATGACATTGAGCACAAATGGCTCAAACTGGCCCGTCGGCACGCGCCGGCATCACGTCACGCCGATATTACAGAGGACGAAAACCTAGCCTATCACGCTATTGGGCTGCAGGACCTGGCCGCAGAAGAAGGCCAGGAGGCCGCTCTGGCCAAATTCGAACGCTTCGGACGCAAATGCTTTTTGCCGACGCGCACTTTTGACAGGTTTCTCAACAACTCCCGACCGGACCTGGTTATCACATCCAGCAGCCCCCGATCAGAACTTGCCATGATAAGATCAGCCCGTCAGCTGGGGATTGAAACTTTGGTGATCTCGGATCTTTTCCTGCAAGCGGAAGCCAAATACGTCTGCGCAACGGACTATGCCGCAAATGTATCGGTGCTCTCTGACTACGTGCGAGACTTTCTATTTTCAAAAGGGTGTCAGTCGCACATCTGGGTCACCGGGAACCCGGCGTTTGATCCGCTTGTTGACGCTGCCTCGGAAGACCTGAGGCTGAAAAGGCGCCACGAGCTTGGTCTGCTGGACACGCAAAGCCTGGTGATGTGGGTCTGTCCCTCGGCTGCAGTGTCAATTCTTGGTAGGCCTTTTGCTGATCCTTCGGCCATCCTGAACATGCTGAAAGATTTAACCGAACAAACTCCAGGAACACAAATCATGGTCCGACAGCACCCCAATGAGAGAGTCCTCAAAACAGACAAGATAGGCCCGGCCTTTGAGCCCCCGGCCAATTGGAAGATCGAAGACTGTTTGGCGGCCTGCGACAGCGTCCTCGTTGAAACATCAACGGTTGGCCTACAGGCGGCCCTACTCGGCAAGCCCGTCGTCACAATCAAAGCCGACGGTTATCCGCCCTATGCAACACTTGGGCTCGCAACCGATGTACTCGACGTCAACGCAGCATTGCCAGTGCTGCAGAACCCGACAAAACCCGATCTCGCCCGGTTGGGCGCGCCAAGTCTGGGCAGTGCGACCGCGCGCGTCCTGAGGGTGATCGAAACCCTCTTAGTACAACGCCAAAGTGCCGGAACAGTGCAATGA
- a CDS encoding O-antigen ligase family protein, producing the protein MSGLMTGKQRPIQTLMTKRGAPVLLLQWLLMPLLGKFTTLAFLVLVPLLRMQQGPYLRELRHFLFISLAYVIYITARSLIAGADAASPIGDTLPLIIVAGLAFWAVREPVRLDMGWLFRGTVLMLMLVFGLALFARVYMDVWRPELLLGNPLNLTPLLLVPCMLVTMARFAPSQLWVWLGLLSFVLGGYVIGGLSQSRGLFLGLGVLVLIRIGFDATSPASLRDKIWTCGAIFAAMGLVILFVSANATSSGRYAAAAQMLTSSSPSSSSLASELVGGDGDWSTGLRMIMLHEGWATFLEQPLFGFGPQNRFDAVFPDTSSFPIRLSHLHNDFLTHGVGGGIVAVLLLVLLLVAPAWAGFRGNAGLGAGLAHARREIGVLTSAAFLGVAMVNNVFFVAISAFTTSLSLVSILVVLAALRIS; encoded by the coding sequence ATGAGTGGACTGATGACCGGAAAACAGCGCCCGATACAGACGCTTATGACCAAACGTGGTGCTCCGGTATTGCTGTTGCAGTGGTTGCTGATGCCGCTGCTTGGCAAGTTTACGACACTGGCGTTTCTTGTGCTTGTACCGCTGCTGCGTATGCAGCAGGGGCCTTATCTCCGCGAGCTGCGCCACTTTCTTTTCATCTCTCTGGCATACGTGATTTATATCACGGCACGATCACTGATTGCCGGCGCTGATGCAGCATCGCCAATAGGCGATACGCTTCCTCTGATCATTGTGGCTGGTCTTGCGTTCTGGGCGGTGCGTGAACCCGTGCGTCTGGACATGGGCTGGCTGTTTCGCGGTACAGTGCTGATGTTGATGCTGGTTTTTGGTCTCGCGCTTTTTGCACGTGTCTACATGGACGTCTGGCGGCCTGAACTTCTGTTGGGAAATCCGCTCAATCTGACACCTCTTCTCCTGGTTCCCTGCATGCTGGTGACGATGGCAAGATTTGCGCCCTCGCAGCTATGGGTCTGGCTGGGCCTCTTGAGTTTTGTACTTGGTGGCTATGTCATTGGCGGCCTTTCGCAATCCCGCGGTCTGTTCCTGGGGCTCGGGGTTCTCGTATTGATACGGATAGGGTTCGATGCGACATCCCCCGCCAGTCTGCGGGATAAAATCTGGACCTGCGGGGCGATCTTTGCCGCGATGGGGCTGGTCATTTTGTTTGTTTCAGCCAACGCGACATCGTCTGGCCGATATGCGGCAGCTGCGCAAATGCTCACAAGTTCAAGTCCAAGTTCAAGTTCACTTGCAAGTGAACTTGTAGGTGGAGATGGAGATTGGTCCACGGGTTTGCGTATGATCATGTTGCACGAAGGTTGGGCGACGTTTCTGGAACAACCCCTTTTCGGGTTTGGCCCTCAAAACCGCTTTGATGCAGTTTTTCCCGATACATCCTCATTTCCGATCCGTCTGTCGCATCTGCACAATGATTTTCTGACCCATGGTGTCGGGGGCGGCATTGTGGCTGTCCTGCTGCTGGTCCTGCTGCTGGTCGCGCCTGCATGGGCAGGGTTCAGGGGGAATGCAGGGCTGGGTGCGGGGCTTGCACATGCCCGCCGGGAGATCGGTGTTCTGACGAGTGCTGCCTTTCTGGGCGTGGCGATGGTCAACAATGTATTTTTTGTGGCTATTTCGGCATTTACGACGAGTCTGTCCTTGGTCTCAATCCTGGTTGTGCTGGCCGCGCTCCGTATATCCTAG
- a CDS encoding Gfo/Idh/MocA family protein gives MKAIVFGTGSIGRRHIGSLRQIVPDCEIIIVRNGAHEDDYSKQIGAIVIGSPKAALDLRPDLAVIATPSALHIDALAPCMMTNLPIYLEKPAVTTNSDISSISQLIANRGYDAPSQMGCNLRYLPAMQKTYDLARSGELGLIARASFQAGQYLPDWRPGTDCRLSYSADPKRGGGVIFDLIHEIDAACFLLGAFTDLHAFSARMEPLGIRSEAVATLILRGETGKPLVTIGLDYVSRQPLRKYDIVGTAGTLQLDLVKKRMILDTAKGREILSQDPADFDVAQTYVTAMSEFLNAISTRQSTSQDISVGLETAALAIKAKAAL, from the coding sequence ATGAAGGCAATCGTATTCGGAACCGGGTCGATCGGTCGGCGTCATATTGGTTCACTCAGACAAATCGTACCGGACTGTGAGATCATTATCGTACGCAATGGGGCGCATGAGGATGACTATTCGAAACAAATTGGGGCCATAGTGATCGGCTCACCTAAAGCCGCGCTGGATTTACGACCTGATCTTGCCGTGATTGCCACGCCGTCAGCACTGCACATTGACGCGCTGGCCCCATGCATGATGACCAACCTTCCAATTTATCTTGAAAAGCCCGCAGTCACCACAAACAGTGACATTTCCTCTATCTCTCAACTGATAGCGAACCGAGGCTACGATGCGCCAAGTCAGATGGGCTGCAACCTGCGCTATCTTCCAGCAATGCAGAAAACTTACGACCTTGCCCGATCCGGTGAGCTTGGGCTGATTGCGCGGGCGAGCTTTCAGGCGGGGCAGTATCTGCCCGACTGGCGTCCAGGCACGGATTGTCGCCTTTCCTACAGCGCCGATCCAAAGCGTGGCGGCGGTGTCATCTTTGATCTCATCCACGAGATAGACGCCGCGTGTTTTCTCTTGGGGGCTTTCACCGACTTACACGCCTTTTCGGCGAGGATGGAGCCGTTGGGCATTCGCTCCGAGGCGGTGGCAACACTCATCTTACGTGGCGAAACCGGCAAGCCGCTGGTGACCATCGGTCTCGATTATGTCAGCCGGCAACCATTGCGCAAATATGATATCGTCGGCACCGCCGGAACACTTCAACTGGACCTGGTGAAAAAGCGAATGATCCTCGATACAGCCAAGGGGCGCGAAATCCTATCGCAGGATCCAGCCGACTTCGATGTCGCTCAAACCTACGTTACTGCGATGTCGGAATTTCTCAATGCCATCTCAACTCGACAATCGACGAGCCAGGATATTTCCGTTGGACTTGAAACCGCCGCTCTGGCGATCAAAGCAAAGGCCGCCTTATGA